The nucleotide window tatgcacatatacatatgtatgtatatatatacatcctGTGTATCCCAGTTTTTATTTCTCCCGAATATCCGATCCGAGCAAAATATCCTATAtcaacaaaagaaaaactgatGTAGCTGATCCTGCAACACTGTGCCATGTACAAACAAGTTTTTATCACGTATGTTTGAATTCCCCGTTAGTATAAGTAGAGACCGTTGGTGGGGCTCAACCCTATTGTCCAAATGGCATTCGGATGTGCTCCTCTCTACATCCGATTGGCCGCCTTTCTATCAGCCGTCCAACGCTAGCCGATGTCGAGCTGGTATATCATCAACATCGTCTTAGAACCACTGCTGAAACTTCAGCCTCAGCAGTTCATCATTCGTCAGCATCGGATCGATCGATTGTCATCGTCACCGGAGAACCTGGCGTACTCACAATAATATTCTCGTCGCATCGAGCTGTTCCTGCTCTTCTCGTCCTTATACGGAGCTCTGCCCGAGGTCTTCTACGATTCTACAGATGTCTTCGTTGCTGTAATGCACCGTCTACTAGCTGCACTGGCTGATGTCTTCACCTGCACATGTGGCTGCCTCGTTCGAGGTAGTTGCATCCCGATGCTGCAACTGCGATAGCTGTGTCACAGCTTTCAAACATCGAATAGCTGCCTGCCTTCCGAACTCGGCCAATGAGACATCACCCGGTGCTGGGCATAATGCGGCCGCCATGGTCAACGTATCAAGGACATCGACACTGCCGGATCGTCCAGGACGCAGATTTCTTCGTTCTACGCATCTTCCCCGACAACCCGAAGAATCGAGGATCTTGCAGGTCTGTTCGCCGTCTTGCCATCACACCAAGACGCGATTGAGTCGCGGACGACGCCCTGGAGGTATCTCTACTTGGTTTGACACTCTTTGTCAACGTCACAGGTTGGTGGAACGGTGTTCCTTCTATCAATCCTTTTACTTTTCAGTTAACACAACGTGTATTTACGATTCCCATTTTCAGCATCTCTGCTTTGGCAATATTTTTGACTTGAGAAGGTATCAAATGTATCTGTGCTATTTGTGCGTTTATCGATGagtgtaatattcttttttttcttaacGTATCAGTTGTTAGCGCAGACGTGAAACGAGCTGTTTACTGTTGGCGGTAAGATTCGAGGGGGAAAAGCAGTTAGTAACAACATAGGGAGGTGGACATTGTCACGATTGCGACTGTTTGCGTTGTAATTCAGTAGAATCTCGAACGTCCATTGCTCAGTTGTTGAAAGTAACATCGGATGACATTGGTCTACTATGTATTTTACAGTTCCCGGATCCCCGAAAAATGCAGATCAACCTCACAGGTTTCCTCAATGGTAGAAATGCCCGATCTTTCATGGGTGAATTATGGGACCTTTTGGTCTCCGCTCAAGAAAGTGTGACGGGTATTCCGCTGGCTTTCTTACAGCAGAAAAAAGATCAAATTAAAAAACGTTTGGTGATTATCAATCTTCATTCTTATACGTTTTCCACAGTTTCCCTTTTTTATCGCATGAACTAGTCTGTGAATACCTAAACAGTTGAATAGCTAAATTTTCACATTCAGCGGAATGTTcaattcaatgaatttattttttgagtGGAAGGTTCAGTTTTCGATTTCTCTGTTAATCGTGTCTCTGAACATATCGAATTAGGAGGAGCAAGAGAAGCTTCAAGCTTCACTGgcagagaaggagaaggagaaagagagggagaaagaaaaggatGAAGCGGAAAACAAGATAAAGAAAGAAGACAAAGAACGTGGCTCGTCCAAGGAGCGAAGAAGGGACAGAAGCAGAGACCGTGACAGAGATAGGTAGGTTTGTCGAGTTGATTAAACACCTTAATGGTATGAACCATTTTAAGACTTAATCGTTGTTCGCAGAAGCAAAAGGAGTCGATCGAGAGATCGGCACAGGGACCGCGATAGATCCAGTCGCAAGCGTCGCTCGTCTTCAAGGTCGCCTAGCAAAAACTCCTTGAAGGACAACGGGAAGGACATGCCGGAGGTTAAAGTTGAACGGGAGGATTCACCTCAACCGGAAAATGCTATACCATTAATGCCTGTGAAGACGAAACCGTAAGTGCTCGCGTCTCGTCACGCGACATAATTAAAGATTATTTATGAAGGTGTGTCAACAGGGAAGCTGCCGTCGCGATATCCCGATTACAAGCTAAGTTAATGAGCATCGCCGAtggaaagaagaagaacaatCGTACTCCGTCTCCCGAGTCGCTGGAGAAAGCGAAGAAGTCCAGATCCAGATCTAAGTCCCCAGTAAGCCGTTCCAAAAAGTCCAGATCCAAATCGCCTAGCAGAGACTCGAAGACCAGACGTTCCAGATCGCCAGCGTCCAAGTCGAGGCGATCTCGCTCAAAGTCGAGATCCAGACGATCCAGATCCAGATCAAAATCCAGAAGATCGAAGTCCAGATCGCAGGATCGCTCGAAGTCTAGGCGAACAAAGTCGAAGTCGCCGAGATCACGATCAAGATCGCGTTCGCGATCGAAGAAGTCGAGGTCCAAGAGCAACGACAGAAGTAAATCCAGAAAGTCGAGGTCCGACTCGAGCGACTCCAGATCGTCGAAGTCTCGGTCGAAATCGCCCGACAAGAGGAAGGATAATCTCGACTCCAACAGGAAACGAGACGCTAGTACAAGCAGCACCTCCGAGTCGGAAGAAGACAAAGGCGCGAAGGATAAGAACGATTTCGAGATTCGAAAGAAGAAGAATGGAGTGCAGGCTAAGAGATCGTACAGAAAGACGAATAAAGACGACAGCGGTAGCGAAAGCGACTCGAGTCGTGAGAGGAAATCAGTGCCTAAGCGAAGAAGCCCTACCCCGCGGAAGGACAGAGGTCGATCCAAGGACAGAGATAGGTCTCGGGACAGATCACGGGATAGATCTCGTGACAGATCACGCGATCGATCTCGAGATAGGAACAGGaggtgaataataataataattattattatataacagttTTTACTTGTTTCATTATCAGTACTAACAATAGGGAATATCTGATTTAGGAGATCCATCgacagagaacgagagagacgaCGAGAACGGGAACGGGAAAGGGAGCGGGACAGACTAGACAGATACAGTGGCAGCCGTAGTATGCGGCCTCCGTCTGTGCGTCGAGCACCCAGTAGAAGAAGGTAACCTTAACTATGAGCAATGCTGTAATTTACAAGCGAGAATGAACGAGTATCGTTAATACGATTGAATTGCTCCAGAAGCCCACCACGTCGAAGTCCAGCAAGATATCGACGAAGATCGCCTAGCCCTGGTGATAGACGCAGAAGAAGATCTCTGGATCGTAGACGAAGATCATCGGAGAGGCGAGACAGGCGTCGATCCCCGGATCGTCGTGACAGCAGACGTCGTTCACCAGACGGCCGGGATCGATCCCTCAGGTACGATAGATCTTCCTCGCGCGACAGATCGAGTAGGCGGGACCGTTCCAGAGACAGGGACAGAAGGGATAGAGATCGAAGATCTAGATCTAGGGATCGTAGATCAAGATCGAAAGATCACAGATCATCAGTGGATCGTTCGAGGGATGAGAAACGATCTCCCGATCGTTCACGGGACGCTAAGGACAAGACGAAGGACAAGAAGGTGgacgaaaaaattaaaaaatcaactgATACGGGATCGCGAAAAGAATTGCGAAACGGAAGGTCTAAGTCAAGTAGCTCGGAAAGTAGCGAAAGTAGTTCCTCTAGCAATGAGGATGAAGCGATCAGGTGAGTGAAGAGGTTATCCTCGTACTTTCACGTTTTGTTACAGACCTTACGATTGTCGGAGCGTAAACGCAGCTATGTTCTGTTTCCTGCTTAGCTGTATAACAGAGGTTCttgacattttctgatgaataCATTCTTTGTCTGTGCGCAGAAAATCGCTTGAGCGGAAATCGTCTCAAGAGAAGCGAGAGCACACGGATGACAAAcgtaaagagaaagagaagaccGTCAAAGAAGAGCCGATCAAACGCCCGGAGAAAGAGGTAAAGAAACCTGAAACCGCGTCCGTCAAAAAACCAGATCCCAGTGTTTCTCCGAAGAAACTTCAGCCTACAACTCTGCCTGTAACTAGACACAGAGTAAGTCGATTACTGTCTCCGATTCGAATGTACTTTCAATTTCGTATCTCTTCATATTCATTCTTCGCAATGTTTCAGTTTTCGAAGAGCTTATCTCGAACGCCGTCACCGTTTAAAAAGACAGAAGATATCATAGCCGCAGTGAAAGTGAAACCACCTTCGAAGCAAGTGTAAATTTTTCAGTTGCTTTTCAAACCGTCTGACCGAGCCTAAgctaattgttattattcttaatCTATAGAGAAGAGCATAAAGAAGAATCACCAAAGGAAGAGTCGAGCTTCGCGTCTGGAGATGCTTTCCCTTTGAAAAAGGACGACAAGTCGATCAAATCGATCAAAGCAGTGACCGAGGAAAAGAAATCTAGCCAGAAGACTTCGGAGCCAGTCCTTATGAAGAAACCCATTGAAGTGATCAAGAAATCGAAAAGGGAAAAACGTGATGGTTCTACGGATTCGAACGATAGCGAAAGTGAAGGTAAATACAagttttttaaaacattcataGTATTGTTTTAACGAGGCTTCATGCTTTTTTCTTATGTATTGTAGGCAAGAAGAAATCGAGGAAGTTGGACAAATCTCGGAAATCTAGGAAAGCTTCTACGGATGAAGAGAAATCGGACAAAGGAGGTTCCAGCTCAGACTCCGAAGAGGAGAGGAAACACGTCGAAAAAAATAAGAAGATTAGAGACTCGAATCGAGGAGGTAAGATTCAGACGTGCgactttaatgaaacaaatcGCAAGATTTTACGATGAAACTGTCTTCTTCAGATTCATTAGATGAACGTGCCAAGGATAAAAAGGATAGCAGAAAACGAGACGCTAGCGAGAGCGAGTCTCGCAAACGGTCGAAGAAAGAAGCtgaagaagaaacgaagaaatcgaagaGATCTAGGAAAGATTCATCTTCGGGCGATGACGATCAGAAAACAAAGAGAGGTAAGAGCGAAGACGACAGGTCCTCCAGACTACGGAAATCCAAGAAGGATTCAAGTTCAGACGATGAACCAAAGAAGACACGGAAGAGGAGAGACAGTTCTTCGGAAGATGAGAAGTCTAGATCTCGAAAATCAAGGAAAGATTCGACGAGTGAAGATGAAGGAAAAACCCGCCCAAAAAAATCTAAACGAGATTCGAGTACGGATGACGAAGATGTAGGAGAGAAGGatacgaagaagaagaggaaaaacgATGACAGTTCAGACGAGGAAAAAGTGAAGAAGAAACGTAAAAAGAAGACAAAAACTAGTACTAGCGAATCGGAGGTAATCGTTTCTCTTTcataatcatttatattttagaacGAATTGTTTATCTGTTGTAATTGATGTGTTTTCAGGAGAGCGAAGtggaagagaagaaaaagaagaaggataAAAAGCACAAGAAGCACAAGAAACATAAAAAGCACAGGAAACACAAAAAGAAGAAGGTTGCGGATTCTGACGAATCCGATGTAAGTGAGGGGAATACTGAGGAACTGGAGAAAAAATTACGGGAAAAAGCTTTGAAATCAATGAAAAAGGGTCACAGTATAGAGAGAAGTGATTGAGAATTCGTACGATTTATTACGAAGCGTGTGTAATGTGTGTATACCTCTATTGCAATGCACTTGCTCTAACTGTATCACAAGTACGTTTCCGTTCAATATTAacgataatagaattttattgtatcacAATATTTTCTTGTGCAAAACGAGTTTGGCATTCTTAAAAGTTCATTGTGAGGGAGCCCTAATTTTTACGAACCCTAAACTTAAGCTTACGATTCACCTCGTAATCGTAATAGTTGTTCGTTTTAACTTAGCGAAATGGAAATAGCATATACCTTATTGTAATAGGGACAGTAATTTCTTGTGCCACTTTAATGTacgatttttacatttttcaagaCGTTGATACAGCTGAGCGAAGAAAAGATGTCACCTTTTGGTTAAGGAGTTCATTTTATGAATTACTGTTCATTGTATAGAGCGATGAATTTAGTTAGTAAATCTAATTTGTGTAAAAATAAGTTTTCATCGAGTTATCTAtattaagattaaaaaaaaagaaaaaaataaattacgtcTTGAAGAAAAACCTTATCTTTCAGCAAGTTGTTATCACAATCTCTTATTATAGTTTGGATAGGtataagttatataaaacaacatatttTGTTTCCAGgagttttgaattttaaatactgtataaaattgtatgcacagtataaatatatttacaatttggCCAACATAGATTCCCAATCGGGGGAACATATAAGCGTATTACTAACTGGTCCAAGATTAATTAGATCACCATTTAATTGTTCAGTATCTAATTTCGCAGCAATCAGATCCTGAAAACGAATATTAATGCAATATAGTATTGCttgtttctatagtttcatatacgtACCTGTCGAAAGCTAAGATGCGATCCTACATCCACGatcaaattattttctcctAACACTAATCGCGTTTTACCAGACTttaaaatctgcaattttcctAGAATACCAGGTTTCAAAGTATTCAAAGTGCAGAATTCTGTTTCTGAAGTACTCGTGGTTCGCTTTTCCTGACTTGTGACGTTTGGACGAGTTGTTCTAGTGTCTTCCGCGCTACCCACGAAACCAGGTAAACAATCTGgaaactatatatatttattataagaacTGTGAAGACAAGTATACTTCGTTTTTTCTTTGTCCCATACCTGAATTAGTATATACGAATTAgacttattttcaatcatttctggAATGCTATCAAACTCGTCCTTCAGTTCTATTTTTGATTTAGGCACTTTAACTTCTGTTTTAGGTggtaatactaaaaataataatactttacaGTTTCTCTGACATAAGAGAATAACATTATACGTACCCTCTCCATTCTCTAATATAATTGGCttctcatttatttcttcttcttctacttctaatTCCTGTTTAGTTTCTTCATTCTTCAGTTTGGctgtaatatataaatggtgatattcTGCTTAAATTCATCTGTATTGCATactaaatagtaataaatacatACCTTTGACCATAGGTAGCATAACAGGTCCATTATCAAGATCTACAGGTTCTCCATCATCGATAAAATCATCTCTcaacaataatttcaatttttcttcttcctcagCTTTATTAACACTGCGATTTAAATCTAATTTTGGTCTTTCTAAGGTATTCTGTGTACTTCTATCACTATCTCCataaccaccaccaccaccaccgccactgCTACTACGTTTCCCTGGGGTACTATTTATTCCAGTAGACCATATACCACTGGACTGAATAAATAAGGTATGCATAAATAAAAGGATAGAAGTATATTATTCATCAGAAAGGATTTTTCAATATACCTGTATTAGATTGCTTGCTCTTCCACGTCCTCTGTCGTTTCTGCCTCTTTCACCTCTACCACGTCCCCGATTGTCTCTACCTCTACCTGGTTTTACAGAATCAGCCGGTGTTGCATCccttcaaaattattaatatttaattaacttcttttattCGGACCTGGTTTTACTAATTGTAACTTactctttcttttttgttctcTGAGCATTTAAATTTGGTGTGTACACTTTCTTAGGTCTCTCAGTTTTAATGTTGCCTCCTAATGTTAGATCTCTTGGCAAACGAAACGAAGTTAGTCTAGTAGTAGCCGTCGATAAACCAGGCTCGGTTTTAATGCTTCTTATAGGAACCGGCATCGATGTTCCCGGttctacttttattttcacGTTAGTCAGATCTGTGTGGTTCGAGTTGACAGATTTATCAGAGGCcataattgaaaattgttatttgCAAGTGTTAATAATAGACAGGTGTGTCAGGCTATCGGCAACAGATTGCTTTTGTATTCAAGAATATATTTTCGGTACAATACTTTTCCTAAATTACTATTACAAACTTTTAACACAGCACATCGCACTTAACCTTAACGCATACATTGCCTATAAACTTTATAGAAATAGATCGAACTTTATTGAAATACACAAATGCCAATAGTACGGTACAACGTTATATctcgttaaacatttttaataattcactcCGAAATTTCAGTACACAAGGGATACGTCAGGTTACGCACTCCATTCTCATCGCACGTGCATGACCAACTGTCCCACTCTTCTCAAGAACGACGTACCGTGTGGAATCtgctgatttattaaaaaaaaatgtaaatcaacatcaaaacataatatttacatacattaatATACTTTCAGACTAcagaataatacattattatctCAAATGggtaagaaaatttcaaaaattcaaaccaATCAATTCCTCTACGATTTATAACCAAAGTTTTATCCGTAAATTCTAACCGCAAcatatataaacattattctgtaaacattgattttatatttaatctcCATAGGtcagaaaagaataatttactgCCACGAGTATTCGTGTGTCGCAAGAGTATGCAGCTGCAAAGCAAGGAGCGGGCATTTTTGAAATCATCGCGGCGTGTCATGACTTTCTCAATGTCCTTTGATCCTGGCTAGGTACGCAAACACTAATGCTTAAATCCCACAAAACAAAACCATTCCTTTAATCTTGATTTAATTACATATCATCTTCGCCCCTGCTAGGAACAATAATCCCAGAATTCCAAACCCGGAAGCACGGTTAACACGCTGCTCCGAaaggacgagttaactcgtcaacTGTACGGACCTATACACGTAGTaggtatttctttctttcttcatcCATCGACAGCATCCATCCACGTAATATCAATTACATCGCACCTATATAGTCGCCAATGCAGCTTTCTCCCTTCTTTCTTTTCACCTTCATCCTTctgttttttgtttcatttgttatgCCTGATTTCTGATTCCCTTGTTTATTCGCAACGCAGTCGGGCCAGGTATTGCAACAGCAGCAATACCGACGCCTGCTCGTTAACCGTTGCGCGCaatataattatctaattatcattattgttaaaATAGTGGCTCGGATGGACGATTAACGTGACGAGCGGACAAGCTGCAGGAGGCGACGGCAAGTGGCGATGTTTTCCGAACGGCTAGTAGCGGTGACATGGGCAGGAGAACAGAGTCGGTGTGATGAGGTCATCGTATGGTTTTTTAGCCGCGGCGGCAGTCGCGACGCGGAGCGCCCGAACGCCGGCTGCTACGTAGAATCCTGCGGCGGGGACATGCTTGCCATGTGCCAATCCGCGACCTATTATCTGTCTCGAACCCGCGAGTGCAACGTGTCCTCCTCGTTCCACGGTACCGGGAGATCCTTGCTCGGGCCCTGTTCACCGACCGTTTAATTCCGCCCGTTTCAATTAACCGGTTACACGCTCGATACCTGTACACGTTCACCGGTGAGGCTCTCCCCGACACACGCAGTAGTGCCTGATTTCGAATCGACGTGATTTCTACCCGGCTAGACGGATGACCGATTTAAAAGGCGACGCGGTCAACTACGCTCTTAAACCTGTTTCTCTACTCCCCCTCGGACATGGAACACGTCGAGTTTTCGAGTAgccggccgccgccgcggtATCTGCTCGTGGTATCTTTCGGTCCCCGAAGTCCTTTCTAGCGTCCGACTCTCCAATGAAAATCTATCCGTGTAAACCGGTGTGGTCCACGTTCGAATTTTTATCCCGAGCCTCCCCGCCTCCTCGTAACCACGGATGCGCGGATGTTTAgcgagaaatattgtaaatacacTGTACGCGGATTATCCCGTAGTAAATAGGAGTTGGGGCCGGAATTTATACGCGCGCACAGGTATTACAATCGAATTTAGCACGCCGAGTTTCGCGCTAAATTCGCGTGGTTTATCGTTCGTCCTGCGTAGGCCACGCGATAGTTCACGGGTTTATTACGTTTATTTATAAGGTGTGCACCGTAAAACCACATTCGACGTGTCAGTGGGAACGTGGTCGTACGCGTACGCCTGGAGGAATGATAAATTATTAGGGGATACACTTGAAACGCGAGCGGCGAGTTAACTCGTTTCGCCGCGAGTCGGCAGGCACGGTTTAGGATAACAATGCGGATCGCCCGTGATCCATAGGCCGAGGAAAAACGGAAGGGGGCGGGTGCTCCGAAGGATACCACGTGTTTCGGGGTGAACGCGTGGAGCGCAAGCGCGAAACCTAGAGCCTGCCTCGGCCAGTGTTCAAATCTGTTATTGCAGACCGCGAAGCGTGGTTCTCCACGAagcggtcgcgcgcgcgtgtatacCCGCAGAAGTCCGGTGAACGTTAGTTGGTTCTCGTATGTCGTCGTCGACGCGATGCCACCGGATCCACGACGTATCGGATTCAAGCTTGCCCGCTCGGGAATCGATAATCAGTATCCAAAAGGACCTTGAGATCGTTCGTGATCGATCAAGGATCGAAAAACCTTGACGGACCTCTCCTCGGCTGCCGTATCATTACCTCGCGGCCTCGTGCGCCGTCTACGATTCGTTCCCGGTGCTTTCGACGCAATCGCGAAATTCGACGTTCGACGGTACCCGTAAGATCGTAAACAAGACCTTTGACCCGAGAGTCGCGCGTGTGCAGcgtcttttttctctttctctcttacttGTTAGTCGTGGAAATAAGTCAGCTCGGTAAGCTGAAAGCATTCGTTAAACGTTCTCCTCTATTGTACTTGCTTTTTCCAGATCTGGAAACCGTTGTCACCGGGTTTGGCGACCCTTGACGAGCACCTAGGAGGTTTCATGGTGTTTCGATCGGTCGAATGAGATCCAAGCTCGCCAGGACGGAGCAGGGGGCAAGGTGCGAACACGTGTACGAACTGCTGATCGAATTCGAGCCGCTTCCAGTTGTCGCGCGGACGTGGCCGAGGATGCGTCGAAGCGG belongs to Nomia melanderi isolate GNS246 chromosome 12, iyNomMela1, whole genome shotgun sequence and includes:
- the Srrm1 gene encoding serine-arginine repetitive matrix 1 isoform X2, whose product is MMYTGTTASQDTRFSDKEKKLLKQMKFGDSLTQKVDMSKVKLDVIKPWITTKITQILGMEDDVVVEFVYNQLEEKFPDPRKMQINLTGFLNGRNARSFMGELWDLLVSAQESVTGIPLAFLQQKKDQIKKRLEEQEKLQASLAEKEKEKEREKEKDEAENKIKKEDKERGSSKERRRDRSRDRDRDRSKRSRSRDRHRDRDRSSRKRRSSSRSPSKNSLKDNGKDMPEVKVEREDSPQPENAIPLMPVKTKPEAAVAISRLQAKLMSIADGKKKNNRTPSPESLEKAKKSRSRSKSPVSRSKKSRSKSPSRDSKTRRSRSPASKSRRSRSKSRSRRSRSRSKSRRSKSRSQDRSKSRRTKSKSPRSRSRSRSRSKKSRSKSNDRSKSRKSRSDSSDSRSSKSRSKSPDKRKDNLDSNRKRDASTSSTSESEEDKGAKDKNDFEIRKKKNGVQAKRSYRKTNKDDSGSESDSSRERKSVPKRRSPTPRKDRGRSKDRDRSRDRSRDRSRDRSRDRSRDRNRRRSIDRERERRRERERERERDRLDRYSGSRSMRPPSVRRAPSRRSPPRRSPARYRRRSPSPGDRRRRRSLDRRRRSSERRDRRRSPDRRDSRRRSPDGRDRSLRYDRSSSRDRSSRRDRSRDRDRRDRDRRSRSRDRRSRSKDHRSSVDRSRDEKRSPDRSRDAKDKTKDKKVDEKIKKSTDTGSRKELRNGRSKSSSSESSESSSSSNEDEAIRKSLERKSSQEKREHTDDKRKEKEKTVKEEPIKRPEKEVKKPETASVKKPDPSVSPKKLQPTTLPVTRHRFSKSLSRTPSPFKKTEDIIAAVKVKPPSKQVEEHKEESPKEESSFASGDAFPLKKDDKSIKSIKAVTEEKKSSQKTSEPVLMKKPIEVIKKSKREKRDGSTDSNDSESEGKKKSRKLDKSRKSRKASTDEEKSDKGGSSSDSEEERKHVEKNKKIRDSNRGDSLDERAKDKKDSRKRDASESESRKRSKKEAEEETKKSKRSRKDSSSGDDDQKTKRGKSEDDRSSRLRKSKKDSSSDDEPKKTRKRRDSSSEDEKSRSRKSRKDSTSEDEGKTRPKKSKRDSSTDDEDVGEKDTKKKRKNDDSSDEEKVKKKRKKKTKTSTSESEESEVEEKKKKKDKKHKKHKKHKKHRKHKKKKVADSDESDVSEGNTEELEKKLREKALKSMKKGHSIERSD
- the Srrm1 gene encoding serine-arginine repetitive matrix 1 isoform X5; this translates as MMYTGTTASQDTRFSDKEKKLLKQMKFGDSLTQKVDMSKVKLDVIKPWITTKITQILGMEDDVVVEFVYNQLEEKFPDPRKMQINLTGFLNGRNARSFMGELWDLLVSAQESVTGIPLAFLQQKKDQIKKRLEEQEKLQASLAEKEKEKEREKEKDEAENKIKKEDKERGSSKERRRDRSRDRDRDRSKRSRSRDRHRDRDRSSRKRRSSSRSPSKNSLKDNGKDMPEVKVEREDSPQPENAIPLMPVKTKPEAAVAISRLQAKLMSIADGKKKNNRTPSPESLEKAKKSRSRSKSPVSRSKKSRSKSPSRDSKTRRSRSPASKSRRSRSKSRSRRSRSRSKSRRSKSRSQDRSKSRRTKSKSPRSRSRSRSRSKKSRSKSNDRSKSRKSRSDSSDSRSSKSRSKSPDKRKDNLDSNRKRDASTSSTSESEEDKGAKDKNDFEIRKKKNGVQAKRSYRKTNKDDSGSESDSSRERKSVPKRRSPTPRKDRGRSKDRDRSRDRSRDRSRDRSRDRSRDRNRRRSIDRERERRRERERERERDRLDRYSGSRSMRPPSVRRAPSRRSPPRRSPARYRRRSPSPGDRRRRRSLDRRRRSSERRDRRRSPDRRDSRRRSPDGRDRSLRYDRSSSRDRSSRRDRSRDRDRRDRDRRSRSRDRRSRSKDHRSSVDRSRDEKRSPDRSRDAKDKTKDKKVDEKIKKSTDTGSRKELRNGRSKSSSSESSESSSSSNEDEAIRKSLERKSSQEKREHTDDKRKEKEKTVKEEPIKRPEKEVKKPETASVKKPDPSVSPKKLQPTTLPVTRHRFSKSLSRTPSPFKKTEDIIAAVKVKPPSKEEHKEESPKEESSFASGDAFPLKKDDKSIKSIKAVTEEKKSSQKTSEPVLMKKPIEVIKKSKREKRDGSTDSNDSESEGKKKSRKLDKSRKSRKASTDEEKSDKGGSSSDSEEERKHVEKNKKIRDSNRGDSLDERAKDKKDSRKRDASESESRKRSKKEAEEETKKSKRSRKDSSSGDDDQKTKRGKSEDDRSSRLRKSKKDSSSDDEPKKTRKRRDSSSEDEKSRSRKSRKDSTSEDEGKTRPKKSKRDSSTDDEDVGEKDTKKKRKNDDSSDEEKVKKKRKKKTKTSTSESEESEVEEKKKKKDKKHKKHKKHKKHRKHKKKKVADSDESDVSEGNTEELEKKLREKALKSMKKGHSIERSD
- the Srrm1 gene encoding serine-arginine repetitive matrix 1 isoform X6 is translated as MMYTGTTASQDTRFSDKEKKLLKQMKFGDSLTQKVDMSKVKLDVIKPWITTKITQILGMEDDVVVEFVYNQLEEKFPDPRKMQINLTGFLNGRNARSFMGELWDLLVSAQESVTGIPLAFLQQKKDQIKKRLEEQEKLQASLAEKEKEKEREKEKDEAENKIKKEDKERGSSKERRRDRSRDRDRDSKRSRSRDRHRDRDRSSRKRRSSSRSPSKNSLKDNGKDMPEVKVEREDSPQPENAIPLMPVKTKPEAAVAISRLQAKLMSIADGKKKNNRTPSPESLEKAKKSRSRSKSPVSRSKKSRSKSPSRDSKTRRSRSPASKSRRSRSKSRSRRSRSRSKSRRSKSRSQDRSKSRRTKSKSPRSRSRSRSRSKKSRSKSNDRSKSRKSRSDSSDSRSSKSRSKSPDKRKDNLDSNRKRDASTSSTSESEEDKGAKDKNDFEIRKKKNGVQAKRSYRKTNKDDSGSESDSSRERKSVPKRRSPTPRKDRGRSKDRDRSRDRSRDRSRDRSRDRSRDRNRRRSIDRERERRRERERERERDRLDRYSGSRSMRPPSVRRAPSRRRSPPRRSPARYRRRSPSPGDRRRRRSLDRRRRSSERRDRRRSPDRRDSRRRSPDGRDRSLRYDRSSSRDRSSRRDRSRDRDRRDRDRRSRSRDRRSRSKDHRSSVDRSRDEKRSPDRSRDAKDKTKDKKVDEKIKKSTDTGSRKELRNGRSKSSSSESSESSSSSNEDEAIRKSLERKSSQEKREHTDDKRKEKEKTVKEEPIKRPEKEVKKPETASVKKPDPSVSPKKLQPTTLPVTRHRFSKSLSRTPSPFKKTEDIIAAVKVKPPSKEEHKEESPKEESSFASGDAFPLKKDDKSIKSIKAVTEEKKSSQKTSEPVLMKKPIEVIKKSKREKRDGSTDSNDSESEGKKKSRKLDKSRKSRKASTDEEKSDKGGSSSDSEEERKHVEKNKKIRDSNRGDSLDERAKDKKDSRKRDASESESRKRSKKEAEEETKKSKRSRKDSSSGDDDQKTKRGKSEDDRSSRLRKSKKDSSSDDEPKKTRKRRDSSSEDEKSRSRKSRKDSTSEDEGKTRPKKSKRDSSTDDEDVGEKDTKKKRKNDDSSDEEKVKKKRKKKTKTSTSESEESEVEEKKKKKDKKHKKHKKHKKHRKHKKKKVADSDESDVSEGNTEELEKKLREKALKSMKKGHSIERSD